In one window of Cellulophaga sp. HaHa_2_95 DNA:
- a CDS encoding DUF6250 domain-containing protein, with protein sequence MNFERSIGHFVGYSVLLFSLFVLSACNSKIKLNDTQTVDATLLYNESFDENLNNWKVEQMPGGTVQIINKKLEIYDAAGCTIWYTQKLEGSIMITYDATVIDNGKLHDRVSDLNCFWMATDLENPTNLFENSARRGGKFSNYDSLQLYYMGVGGHNNTKTRFRRYLGNGERPLLPEHDLTASKFLLKANTTYKIKIIAHEGTIQYYKDDLLIADFQDSQPYTSGYFGLRTVDNHMTIDEFKVYRLSPVN encoded by the coding sequence ATGAATTTTGAAAGATCGATAGGTCATTTTGTAGGGTATAGTGTGTTGCTATTTTCACTATTTGTCTTAAGTGCATGTAATTCTAAGATCAAATTGAATGATACTCAAACAGTCGATGCAACCTTGCTATATAACGAGTCTTTTGATGAAAATTTAAATAATTGGAAGGTAGAGCAGATGCCGGGGGGAACAGTGCAAATCATCAATAAAAAGCTAGAAATATATGATGCTGCAGGATGTACTATTTGGTATACACAGAAGTTAGAAGGCTCAATTATGATAACCTATGATGCGACGGTCATTGATAACGGAAAATTACATGATCGTGTATCAGATTTAAATTGCTTTTGGATGGCTACAGATCTTGAAAATCCGACTAATTTATTTGAAAATTCAGCACGTCGAGGTGGAAAGTTTTCAAACTATGATTCGTTACAATTATACTATATGGGTGTTGGCGGACATAACAATACCAAGACCAGATTTAGACGTTACTTAGGTAATGGAGAAAGACCTTTATTGCCAGAACATGATTTAACGGCATCAAAGTTTCTTCTTAAAGCTAATACTACCTATAAAATTAAAATAATAGCCCATGAGGGCACCATTCAATATTATAAGGATGATTTGCTTATTGCAGATTTTCAAGATTCACAGCCTTATACTTCTGGGTATTTTGGACTTAGAACAGTAGATAATCATATGACCATTGATGAGTTTAAAGTATATAGGTTATCACCTGTCAATTAA
- a CDS encoding gluconate 5-dehydrogenase has translation MSISLFDLKGKIALVTGSTHGLGMAMAMGLGKAGATIIVNGNSSQDKIATALAAYKAEGINAFGYKFNVTDEDQVKAAVKSIETEVGTIDILVNNAGIIKRTPLEDMEVSDFREVVDVDLVSPFIVSKHVVKGMIARKSGKIINICSMMSELGRNTVGAYAAAKGGLKMLTQNMATEWAKHNIQINGIGPGYFATTQTAPIRVEGHPFNDFIVNRTPAAKWGDPNDLSGAAIFLSSKASDFVNGHILYVDGGILATIGKPSNEN, from the coding sequence ATGAGTATCTCATTATTTGATTTAAAAGGAAAAATTGCATTGGTGACAGGAAGTACTCACGGCTTGGGTATGGCTATGGCAATGGGTTTAGGAAAAGCAGGAGCTACTATTATTGTAAATGGTAACTCATCGCAAGACAAAATAGCTACAGCCTTAGCCGCTTATAAAGCAGAAGGTATCAATGCTTTTGGTTACAAGTTTAATGTTACAGATGAAGACCAAGTAAAAGCTGCTGTGAAAAGCATTGAAACAGAAGTAGGTACTATTGATATCTTAGTCAATAACGCAGGTATTATCAAAAGAACGCCACTCGAAGATATGGAAGTATCAGATTTTAGAGAAGTGGTAGATGTAGATTTGGTGAGTCCGTTTATTGTATCCAAACATGTTGTGAAAGGAATGATAGCTCGTAAAAGTGGTAAAATTATCAATATTTGTTCTATGATGAGCGAATTGGGTAGAAATACGGTTGGTGCCTACGCTGCAGCAAAAGGCGGACTTAAAATGTTGACGCAGAATATGGCGACCGAATGGGCAAAACACAATATTCAGATTAATGGAATTGGTCCTGGGTATTTTGCAACGACACAAACGGCACCTATTAGAGTAGAAGGGCATCCTTTTAATGATTTTATTGTGAATAGAACGCCAGCAGCAAAATGGGGAGATCCTAATGATTTAAGTGGTGCTGCTATTTTCTTAAGCTCTAAAGCAAGTGATTTTGTAAATGGTCATATTCTGTATGTAGATGGCGGAATTTTAGCAACCATAGGAAAACCATCCAATGAAAACTAA
- a CDS encoding MFS transporter, whose product MNKIKQKIGNYRFRILGLLLFATTINYFDRSIIGVMAPTLQNMFDWTNEDYANIIISFQVAYAIGMLTMGGIIDKLGTKIGYTLAIAIWSLFGMLHAAVRPGFSVIGFSLARFGLGFGEAGNFPAAIKTVAEWFPKKERAYATGIFNAATSIGAIAAPFVVGWIVHEDGTNWQIPFLITGALSAIWVFLWLKYYKKPEDHPKVSKEELEYIISDSAVEVSKEKLPWIKILKRREAWAFAVAKTTDAVWWFYLFWGAKFLAETFGLKLKDIGVPFFIMYVLADGGSILGGYLSGYFIKKGWSVNKARKTTLLLCAIMILPVCYVAFAENKWLAVFLIGIGAAGHQAWSANIFTLVSDVFPKKATASIVGLGGMIGAVAGIVSNKLLGKFLDQADNTAYFWAFLVAGSSYLIILGIVHLLMPKMIPLDENLKQIL is encoded by the coding sequence ATGAATAAAATAAAACAAAAAATTGGAAACTATCGCTTTAGAATTTTAGGCTTACTATTATTTGCGACGACCATAAATTATTTTGATAGAAGCATTATTGGTGTTATGGCGCCAACACTTCAAAATATGTTTGATTGGACCAATGAAGATTACGCAAACATTATCATTAGTTTTCAAGTTGCCTATGCTATTGGTATGTTAACCATGGGAGGTATTATAGATAAATTAGGAACAAAAATAGGATACACATTAGCCATTGCCATATGGAGTTTATTTGGTATGCTTCATGCTGCGGTTAGACCTGGATTTAGTGTTATTGGTTTTAGTCTAGCTCGTTTTGGTTTAGGTTTTGGAGAGGCAGGTAATTTTCCTGCAGCAATAAAAACAGTCGCAGAATGGTTTCCGAAAAAAGAACGTGCTTATGCTACCGGAATATTTAATGCAGCAACAAGCATTGGAGCCATTGCAGCACCATTTGTTGTAGGGTGGATTGTTCATGAAGATGGTACCAATTGGCAGATTCCATTTTTAATAACAGGCGCTTTAAGTGCTATTTGGGTTTTTCTGTGGTTAAAATATTACAAAAAACCAGAGGATCATCCTAAAGTGAGCAAAGAAGAGCTTGAGTATATTATTAGTGATTCGGCCGTAGAAGTGAGTAAAGAAAAACTACCGTGGATCAAAATCCTAAAAAGACGAGAAGCTTGGGCTTTTGCAGTGGCAAAAACAACCGATGCTGTTTGGTGGTTTTACCTTTTTTGGGGTGCAAAATTTTTGGCAGAAACTTTTGGATTAAAACTAAAAGACATAGGAGTTCCATTCTTTATTATGTATGTTCTGGCAGATGGGGGTAGTATACTGGGAGGCTACTTATCGGGATATTTTATCAAGAAAGGATGGTCTGTAAATAAAGCTAGAAAAACGACATTATTGCTTTGTGCAATTATGATTTTACCCGTTTGTTATGTGGCTTTTGCCGAGAACAAATGGTTAGCTGTGTTCTTAATAGGAATTGGAGCAGCAGGGCATCAAGCATGGTCGGCAAACATATTTACCTTAGTATCTGACGTTTTTCCTAAAAAAGCCACAGCATCTATTGTTGGACTAGGAGGAATGATTGGTGCCGTAGCAGGTATTGTTAGTAATAAACTACTGGGTAAGTTTCTAGACCAGGCCGATAATACCGCTTATTTCTGGGCTTTTTTAGTGGCAGGTTCTAGTTATCTCATTATTTTAGGTATTGTTCATTTATTGATGCCGAAAATGATTCCGCTAGACGAAAATTTAAAACAAATTCTATAA
- a CDS encoding sialate O-acetylesterase codes for MIKNFTLVLIVIFFLPLALQAEVTVNAIFSDHMVLQRDTKVPVWGWADPNEKVIVSGSWGKTASVATGADGKWRVDLETPNAGGPFTITISGKNTITINDVLSGEVWLCTGQSNMDFSISKFLNDSKDPKHQPLVEYIRNEAATVNDPYLRHIEVPQATSLFDTEDNFEGNWRKATTDEIGKITATGYFFAKELRKQLNVPIGLVECSWGGTRVQPWISEASYLEDENLRDYFLANRKEEKALISKMDAEDYQDTQYNEQMENWKSKGEKGKQPKPMTHPKEDRQAPGTLYNAMLHTIIPYKIKGAIWYQGESNAVYMPNEYEAFLTNMIRSWRADWGQGDFSFYMAQLAACTRGNDTADKGWATVNDHLRRTLKLPNTGLAVLYDIGEPRDIHPHNKMDAGKRLALWALEKDYNVKTSVYSGPLYKSKKVKKDKTIISFDHAKSGLMVGYKNLLDDTISVNEPLEWFEVLSSDGIWYKANATIISKNKVAVWNATVSEPLEVRYAWSGNPEGANLYNTGGLPAAAFSTED; via the coding sequence ATGATAAAGAATTTCACTTTAGTACTTATTGTTATTTTTTTTCTACCACTAGCGCTTCAAGCGGAGGTAACCGTAAATGCCATTTTTTCTGATCATATGGTACTGCAGCGCGACACAAAAGTGCCGGTATGGGGTTGGGCAGATCCTAATGAAAAAGTAATTGTTTCTGGTAGTTGGGGCAAAACAGCTTCCGTAGCTACAGGAGCCGATGGTAAATGGCGCGTAGACCTAGAAACACCTAATGCAGGAGGACCTTTTACTATAACTATCTCAGGAAAAAATACTATTACAATAAACGATGTGTTATCTGGAGAAGTTTGGCTTTGTACGGGGCAATCAAATATGGATTTTTCAATTTCAAAATTCTTGAATGATTCTAAAGATCCCAAACATCAACCTTTGGTGGAATATATTAGAAATGAAGCGGCTACTGTTAATGATCCTTACTTAAGGCATATTGAAGTGCCTCAAGCAACATCCTTATTTGATACAGAAGATAATTTTGAGGGCAATTGGCGAAAAGCAACAACAGATGAAATAGGAAAGATAACGGCTACGGGTTATTTTTTTGCTAAGGAATTAAGGAAACAATTAAACGTACCCATAGGACTAGTAGAGTGTTCTTGGGGAGGAACACGTGTACAACCGTGGATTTCTGAAGCATCTTATCTTGAGGATGAAAATCTCCGAGATTATTTTTTAGCCAATAGAAAAGAAGAGAAGGCATTAATTTCTAAAATGGATGCAGAAGATTATCAAGATACACAGTACAACGAGCAGATGGAAAACTGGAAAAGCAAAGGTGAAAAGGGCAAACAGCCAAAACCTATGACGCATCCCAAAGAAGATCGGCAAGCACCTGGAACATTATATAATGCGATGTTACATACCATTATTCCTTATAAAATAAAGGGAGCCATTTGGTATCAAGGAGAAAGCAACGCCGTGTATATGCCCAATGAATATGAGGCATTCTTAACCAATATGATTCGCAGTTGGAGAGCAGATTGGGGGCAAGGAGATTTTTCTTTTTATATGGCACAACTAGCAGCGTGTACTAGAGGAAATGATACTGCAGACAAAGGTTGGGCAACGGTTAATGATCATTTGAGGAGAACTTTAAAACTACCAAATACAGGCCTTGCCGTATTATATGATATAGGAGAACCGCGCGATATTCATCCTCACAACAAAATGGATGCTGGTAAAAGATTAGCACTTTGGGCATTAGAAAAAGATTACAACGTAAAAACATCGGTTTATAGCGGACCACTGTATAAAAGTAAGAAGGTTAAAAAGGATAAAACGATCATCTCTTTTGATCATGCGAAGTCGGGTTTAATGGTAGGATATAAAAACCTGCTCGATGATACAATTTCAGTAAATGAACCATTAGAATGGTTTGAGGTTTTAAGTAGTGATGGTATCTGGTATAAAGCAAATGCCACTATAATCTCTAAAAATAAAGTAGCCGTTTGGAATGCTACTGTTTCAGAACCGCTAGAAGTGCGTTATGCTTGGTCAGGAAATCCTGAAGGGGCGAACCTTTACAATACGGGAGGTTTACCAGCAGCAGCTTTTAGTACAGAAGACTAA
- a CDS encoding glycoside hydrolase family protein, with protein MFKTLCCLFCLVSTVMCAQNKVFSNLLEAPVNGGLQMDDYWVWGSSVIKGDDGVYHMYASRWPKFLPFHPGWMTSSEIVHATSNTPEGPYVFKDVALGARGAQFWDGRSCHNPKIVKYKDTYILYYMGSTHPFENVSEQNVAQFTLTSKWCISARWGKRIGMAISKNPNGPWKRYDAPILDVKPDSFYSFLTSNPSPLLKDDGAVVLLFKGRNYKEDGISNSDMSIGVATAPSFKGPYTVVGDQPLFSTEHLGEIEDPHIWKDINGIHLVAKDQRGKITGVAGDGLLAHSKDGIQWEVDPNPKAYTKLVKWDTGKTIKQGQLERPFVLVEDNVPTHIFFATMDGPGGFSKGSKTWNMVIPLSQK; from the coding sequence ATGTTTAAAACCTTATGCTGCTTATTTTGTCTTGTTTCTACAGTGATGTGTGCTCAGAATAAGGTGTTTAGTAATTTATTGGAAGCACCAGTGAATGGAGGCTTACAGATGGACGACTATTGGGTTTGGGGGAGCTCTGTGATCAAAGGAGATGATGGTGTGTATCACATGTATGCTTCTAGATGGCCAAAATTTCTACCTTTTCATCCTGGTTGGATGACTAGTTCAGAAATTGTCCATGCCACTTCCAATACTCCAGAAGGACCGTATGTATTTAAAGATGTGGCTTTAGGAGCACGAGGAGCACAGTTTTGGGATGGCAGATCTTGTCATAACCCTAAAATTGTGAAATATAAAGACACTTATATTTTGTATTATATGGGCTCAACACATCCTTTTGAGAATGTGTCAGAACAAAATGTAGCCCAATTTACACTTACTAGTAAATGGTGTATTTCGGCGCGATGGGGAAAGCGTATAGGAATGGCGATTTCTAAAAACCCTAACGGGCCTTGGAAAAGGTATGATGCCCCAATATTGGATGTAAAACCGGATTCATTTTATAGTTTTTTAACCTCCAATCCGTCACCATTACTAAAAGATGATGGTGCTGTAGTATTACTTTTTAAAGGTCGAAATTATAAAGAGGATGGTATTTCCAATTCAGATATGAGCATAGGTGTTGCTACGGCACCCTCTTTTAAAGGGCCATATACGGTAGTAGGCGATCAACCCCTTTTTTCTACGGAACATTTAGGGGAAATTGAAGACCCTCATATTTGGAAAGATATAAATGGTATACACCTGGTGGCCAAAGACCAACGAGGTAAAATTACAGGAGTAGCAGGAGATGGCCTGTTGGCACATTCTAAAGATGGTATTCAATGGGAGGTAGATCCAAACCCAAAAGCATATACTAAATTAGTGAAATGGGACACCGGAAAAACTATAAAACAAGGACAATTAGAACGGCCATTTGTTTTGGTTGAAGACAATGTGCCTACTCATATTTTCTTTGCGACCATGGATGGACCTGGGGGTTTTAGTAAAGGATCAAAAACATGGAATATGGTTATTCCTTTATCTCAAAAATAA
- a CDS encoding glycoside hydrolase family 88 protein, which yields MSKFFLMLTIVLIVSCSPAKKEAPVFSAQEMLDKSVIKTKETLKGLSVKDSFLRNIPENQTNWESVGVNDWCSGFWPGVLWYAYEASNDASLKKEAEAFTAPIKTIAYNPARNHDIGFMVYCSFGNGYRITGNPEYKEVLLSAADTLATLYNDKVGSILSWPEKRKEYSHNTIIDNMMNLELLFWAAKNDGDQRLYDIATSHAEVTMNNLVRKDNSLYHLGSFNEETGKFLKGYTHQGYADESMWARGQTWGIYGFAMAYRETGRKDFLETSIKLADHFLERLPEDGIPFWDFDDPKIPNAPKDASAAAIAACGMFEIASLVEDVTLKDKFNTAATKFVEILSSDAYYSGDKNQALLLHSTGHLPKNSEIDMPIIYADYYYMEALIRLKKLEEATAAKALVAKE from the coding sequence ATGAGTAAATTTTTTCTAATGCTTACTATTGTATTGATTGTTTCGTGTAGTCCTGCAAAAAAAGAAGCTCCCGTATTTAGCGCTCAAGAGATGCTAGATAAAAGCGTAATAAAAACAAAAGAAACACTTAAAGGCTTATCTGTTAAAGATAGCTTTTTAAGAAATATTCCTGAAAACCAAACTAATTGGGAATCTGTAGGAGTAAATGATTGGTGCAGTGGTTTTTGGCCTGGAGTTCTTTGGTATGCCTATGAAGCTTCTAATGATGCATCTTTAAAAAAGGAGGCAGAAGCTTTTACGGCTCCAATAAAAACAATTGCTTATAATCCTGCTCGGAATCACGATATCGGTTTTATGGTGTATTGTAGTTTTGGTAATGGGTATAGAATTACGGGAAATCCCGAGTATAAGGAAGTATTGCTTTCTGCAGCCGATACTTTGGCAACCTTATATAATGATAAGGTAGGATCAATACTTTCTTGGCCAGAAAAAAGAAAAGAGTACTCGCATAATACCATTATTGATAATATGATGAATTTGGAATTACTTTTCTGGGCAGCAAAAAACGATGGAGACCAACGTTTATATGATATCGCTACTAGTCATGCAGAAGTAACCATGAATAATCTTGTTAGGAAAGATAACTCCTTATACCATTTAGGATCTTTCAATGAGGAAACAGGTAAATTTTTAAAAGGATATACGCACCAAGGGTATGCAGATGAATCTATGTGGGCAAGAGGACAAACATGGGGTATATACGGTTTTGCAATGGCGTATAGGGAAACAGGAAGAAAAGATTTTTTAGAAACTTCTATAAAGTTAGCAGACCATTTCTTAGAGCGTTTACCGGAAGATGGAATTCCTTTTTGGGATTTTGATGATCCAAAAATCCCTAATGCTCCTAAAGATGCTTCTGCGGCAGCTATTGCCGCTTGTGGTATGTTTGAAATAGCAAGTTTAGTAGAGGATGTTACATTGAAAGATAAATTTAATACTGCTGCAACCAAGTTTGTAGAAATTTTATCATCAGATGCCTATTATAGTGGTGACAAAAACCAAGCACTTTTATTGCATTCGACAGGTCATTTACCTAAGAATTCAGAAATAGATATGCCTATCATTTATGCAGATTATTATTATATGGAAGCTTTGATTCGCTTGAAAAAATTAGAAGAGGCAACAGCCGCTAAGGCATTAGTCGCAAAGGAATAA
- the kduI gene encoding 5-dehydro-4-deoxy-D-glucuronate isomerase: MSNTYETRYASHPEAVKKYDTKQLREEFLITDLLQEDTLKLVYSHYDRFITGGVVPTAKKVLLESIDPLKASYFLERRELGIINIGDSGTVTVDGEEFQLDHKEALYLGRGNKEVYFASKSEKSPAKFYLNSTPAHKAFPNKKIGINDVEVVELGSPETANARTLRKYIVNSVVDVCQLQMGMTSLKSGSVWNTMPAHVHDRRMEVYFYFEIPEGQAVSHFMGQPTETRHIWMDNNQAVISPPWSIHCGSGTSNYTFIWGMAGENLDYGDMDVCKITELR; this comes from the coding sequence ATGTCAAATACTTACGAAACACGTTATGCTTCACATCCTGAGGCTGTAAAAAAATATGATACAAAACAATTAAGAGAAGAGTTTTTAATAACAGATTTATTACAAGAAGATACATTGAAACTAGTCTATTCTCATTATGATCGTTTTATTACGGGTGGTGTTGTGCCAACAGCAAAGAAAGTGCTATTGGAAAGCATTGATCCATTGAAAGCTTCGTATTTCTTAGAAAGAAGAGAACTTGGTATCATCAATATTGGAGACAGTGGAACAGTTACTGTAGACGGAGAAGAATTTCAATTAGATCATAAGGAAGCGCTTTATTTAGGCCGAGGTAACAAGGAGGTATATTTCGCTAGTAAATCAGAAAAAAGTCCCGCTAAATTTTATTTAAATTCAACTCCTGCTCATAAAGCTTTTCCGAATAAAAAAATTGGAATTAATGATGTAGAGGTGGTAGAATTAGGGTCTCCAGAAACAGCTAATGCCAGAACACTTAGAAAGTACATTGTAAATAGTGTGGTAGACGTATGTCAATTGCAAATGGGAATGACGTCTTTAAAATCAGGGAGTGTTTGGAATACTATGCCAGCACATGTTCATGATCGTAGAATGGAAGTATACTTCTACTTTGAGATTCCAGAAGGGCAAGCGGTAAGTCATTTCATGGGACAACCTACAGAAACGAGACATATTTGGATGGATAATAACCAAGCTGTTATTTCTCCACCATGGTCTATACATTGTGGTTCAGGAACTTCAAACTATACTTTTATTTGGGGAATGGCAGGTGAAAACCTAGATTATGGCGATATGGATGTGTGTAAAATAACCGAATTAAGATAG